Proteins co-encoded in one Medicago truncatula cultivar Jemalong A17 chromosome 8, MtrunA17r5.0-ANR, whole genome shotgun sequence genomic window:
- the LOC120577572 gene encoding uncharacterized mitochondrial protein AtMg00810-like, which produces MVVLVVYVDDIVVTGSDQDAISRIKNLLHSTFHMKELGRLTYFWGLEVHYHHEGVFLNQQKYIQDLVQLAGLTNATHVDTPMEVNVKYRRDEGDHLDDPTQYRKLVGSLIYVTITRPYISFDVHTVSKFMQAPRHFHLSAVQRIIRYLLGTPKRGLFFPVGSSIKLQAYSDADWAGCPDTRKSTTGWCMFLGNAPISWKCKKQDSVSKSSTEAEYRAMSAACSEIIWLRGLLT; this is translated from the coding sequence ATTGTTGTGACTGGTTCTGATCAAGATGCTATTTCTAGGATCAAAAATCTGTTGCACTCAACTTTTCATATGAAAGAGTTGGGCCGTCTCACTTATTTCTGGGGTTTAGAGGTGCATTATCATCATGAAGGTGTTTTTCTAAATCAACAAAAGTATATTCAAGACTTGGTCCAGCTAGCTGGTCTCACAAATGCAACCCATGTTGACACTCCCATGGAAGTTAATGTTAAATATAGAAGAGATGAAGGTGACCACCTTGATGATCCCACTCAATATCGCAAACTGGTGGGAAGTCTCATCTATGTAACTATCACTCGCCCATATATTTCTTTTGATGTACACACAGTTAGTAAGTTCATGCAAGCTCCACGACATTTTCATCTTTCAGCAGTACAACGGATCATTAGATACCTCCTTGGCACCCCAAAGCGTGGTTTATTTTTTCCTGTTGGTTCATCAATTAAACTCCAAGCATATAGTGATGCCGATTGGGCAGGCTGTCCAGACACAAGAAAATCTACTACTGGCTGGTGTATGTTCCTAGGAAATGCTCCTATTTCATGGAAATGTAAGAAACAAGATTCAGTCTCAAAATCATCCACTGAAGCAGAATACCGCGCAATGTCTGCTGCTTGTTCTGAAATAATATGGTTGCGTGGACTTCTAACATAA
- the LOC120577347 gene encoding uncharacterized protein produces MIGSTSISMKKKKSTINQSDGNFINTIFNWSLPDILNKDLYKTKVDSIGLSFDSAGKYFQSFLYPLLNETRTELCSCMEVLSTLPYAKVVTLNRLKSPLFGRSLYEVTTDNWKNRSLGHGKELYKTSPSDLFILVDFKPETVNDLQRDGSIRSFALSAQVLNEENDNDTELKSNFKFIASKDIDIDGMGQKSLFIIFLTNITPIRRMWISLHMDGNSKLIQKILCASDAVEENCDHCPPKTDAFKDHEAYNKLLSEFNESQKKEIGACLSSIGCNHKSTVDLICSSPGTEKTKILVTLLCALFKMNRRTLVCAPSTVAIKEVASGGLSMVRQLFQFCYLGDMLLFGNHEQLNVGEEIQEIYLDYRVKQLMSCFNPSNGWKYCFTSMIHFLENCFTHYQMSILNQKTKEQVQTNDNNSNTAKDDSLSDSDVRTHQSFVEFFIEKFQAIALPLKKYIHILRTHIARSFIMEHNLDVLADLNVSLDSFEALVSDGNIVSERLEELFYPLETRDSSSESDVVSADERSFLENITKCISLLKSLQVSLGKQKLPDIVTEKSIREFCLQTASLMLSTASDSFMLHSLDIKPLDIVVIDEAAQLKECESIIPLLLPEINHAVLIGDEHQQPSIVSLEADFGRSLFHRLRLQGRHPNHLLNEQHRMHYIKDVNLPFQISDEQNDIILSERSSFVLGRSGTGKTTILTAKLLKREKAPFFRADQEEEAACLRQMFITMSPKLCHHVIYKLKRFRCGESKFFEDETAAYESSLAQFENVPDSLVGLSVDSYPLVLTFRKFLMMFDGSVGGVSFFERFNDLFAGDALKENIWDREVTFERFDLSYWSTFNYGDKKNLNSSRVFAEIMSYIKGGMDTMGTNLSQDAYLALSENQGSSLSKKQRKIIYHIYQQYEKMKILRREFDLADIVADIHLRLKSNIYEGDAMHYVYMDEVQDFTLSQIALLKHICQNVEEGFTFCGDTAQTITKGVYFRFQDIKSFFYSTFHNGTNPVKTKTLQLTQNFRSHDGVLKLSHTAINLLYHFFPDSIDILKPETSLLCGEAPAVLDCGNSKDAIATIFGKSVGFGAEQVILVRDDSARKEILASVKEKAIVLTIWECKGLEFKDVFLYNFFGSSPLKDDWRVIKGYKEKQDALEPTETSSFPTYKDPKHNILCSELKQLYVAITRTRDRLWICESPSTESHAKPMFEFWKTRDLIQVKKLDDSFIQSMTVASNPKEWRARGMELYNHKIYEMATVCFQRAGDNSWEEKSKAAGDRVKSNSSSSEPKEENVVPREAQDIGMAESSAQCLVDLEDHERAGDSKKRFDKETYCLGGYLPPDAEMGPMMKWVQETHFYDCRELPKGTVGFGNQIATHAKLSPHGKTQAKAMQQLVDNLLPIVALLKQPFCPKNKHYCNSMKILKENSIGWKFLNSFTESLPQKGYDDFYSAFEDLEEKLVHLTDTTMLGFLLDQMLMDTMAWSGVVVSTKMNLVGWICSKEPNYFHMLAQSSHPPLKLMWVCDLLERLVIKFFNPNDHSRHKFLTILLLHVFFKKDSKLVQKEKGKELPFDDYFKENSILAADMNSEVIILKLRENSLILPPMEHVVSVDMTSCPTPTIEKILEEIYPEAVKEVAEKAAEESTKKVAKESEIHKGKEKKNKSNSKKKGN; encoded by the exons ATGATCGgttcaacttcaatttcaatgaagaagaagaagagtacTATCAACCAAAGTGATGGAAATTTCATCAACACCATTTTTAATTGGTCTCTCCCTGATATTCTCAACAAAGATCTTTACAAGACAAAG gtcgATTCTATCGGTTTATCGTTCGATTCTGCGGGGAAATATTTTCAGTCATTTTTGTATCCGTTATTGAATGAAACTCGAACTGAACTCTGTTCTTGTATGGAAGTTCTGTCAACTTTACCTTATGCTAAGGTGGTTACACTTAATCGTTTGAAGTCACCTTTATTTGGTAGGAGTCTCTATGAGGTTACAACTGATAACTGGAAAAACAGGTCACTAGGTCATGGAAAAGAGTTATACAAAACATCGCCCAGTgatctttttattttggttgattttaaacCTGAAACTGTTAATGATCTGCAAAGGGATGGAAGCATACGAAGTTTTGCGTTGTCGGCTCAGGTTCTCAATGAGGAGAATGATAATGATACTGAACTTAAGtctaattttaaattcattgcttCTAAAGACATTGACATTGATGGAATGGGGCAAAAATCTTTGTTTATTATATTCTTGACGAATATAACCCCTATCAGAAGAATGTGGATCTCATTGCATATGGATGGAAATTCAAAGCTCATTCAGAAGATTTTATGTGCTAGTGATGCg GTTGAGGAAAACTGTGATCACTGTCCACCAAAGACTGATGCTTTTAAGGATCATGAAGCATACAATAAGCTGTTATCCGAGTTCAATGAGTCGCAAAAGAAGGAAATTGGTGCCTGCCTTTCTTCCATTGGTTGCAATCATAAGTCTACCGTGGATCTTATTTGCAGTTCACCAGGAACcgagaaaacaaaaattttgGTCACACTTCTTTGTGCTCTATTCAAAATGAACCGCAGGACTCTTGTTTGTGCTCCATCAACTGTTGCCATTAAGGAAGTGGCATCGGGTGGCTTGAGCATGGTGAGACAACTATTTCAGTTTTGTTACTTAGGAGACATGTTGTTATTTGGGAATCATGAGCAGCTTAATGTCGGTGAAGAGATTCAAGAGATATATTTGGACTATCGTGTCAAGCAGCTCATGTCGTGCTTCAACCCATCTAATGGTTGGAAATACTGTTTTACTTCAATGATTCATTTTCTTGAAAACTGTTTTACCCACTATCAGATGTCCATTCTCAATCAGAAAACAAAGGAGCAAGTTCAAACTAATGATAATAACTCTAATACGGCAAAAGATGACAGCCTTTCAGATTCTGATGTGAGGACGCACCAATCTTTTGTTGAGTTTTTCATAGAAAAGTTTCAGGCTATAGCACTgccactaaaaaaatatattcacatCCTACGTACTCATATAGCAAGAAGCTTTATTATGGAACATAACTTGGATGTTTTGGCCGACCTTAATGTCTCTCTCGATTCATTTGAAGCTTTGGTGTCTGATGGTAATATTGTCTCTGAAAGACTGGAAGAGCTTTTCTATCCTCTAGAAACTCGAGACAGTTCTTCTGAGTCGGATGTTGTAAGTGCTGATGAACGCTCATTTCTCGAGAACATAACTAAATGCATATCTCTATTAAAATCCCTTCAAGTTTCACTTGGTAAACAGAAACTGCCAGATATTGTGACTGAAAAGTCAATCAGAGAGTTCTGTTTACAAACAGCGTCATTGATGTTGTCGACTGCTTCTGATTCTTTTATGCTGCATTCTCTTGATATCAAACCACTAGACATTGTAGTGATTGATGAAGCTGCACAGTTGAAGGAATGTGAGTCAATCATACCTCTACTACTTCCGGAAATAAACCATGCAGTTCTTATTGGAGATGAACATCAACAACCAAGCATA GTTTCGTTAGAAGCTGATTTTGGAAGAAGCTTATTTCATAGGTTGAGACTACAAGGTCGCCATCCCAATCACCTCCTCAACGAACAGCATAGGATGCATTACATCAAAGATGTGAATCTTCCATTCCAAATTTCCGATGAACAAAACGATATAATCTTATCTGAAAGAAGTTCCTTTGTATTGGGGCGCTCTGGTACCGGGAAAACCACAATTCTCACTGCAAAGCTCTTAAAAAGGGAGAAGGCTCCTTTTTTCAGAGCTGATCAAGAGGAGGAGGCAGCTTGCTTGAGACAAATGTTTATAACCATGAGTCCAAAACTTTGCCACCATGTGATATACAAATTGAAAAG ATTCAGATGTGGTGAAAGCAAGTTTTTCGAGGATGAGACTGCTGCTTATGAATCATCATTGGCGCAGTTTGAAAATGTTCCAGATTCTCTCGTTGGTCTCTCTGTCGATTCATATCCTCTAGTGCTAACATTTAGAAAGTTTCTAATGATGTTTGATGGTTCGGTAGGGGGGgtttcattttttgaaagattcaaTGATTTATTTGCCGGTGACGCTTTGAAGGAAAACATATGGGATAGGGAGGTAACTTTTGAAAGGTTTGATTTATCCTATTGGTCAACCTTCAACTATGGTGATAAAAAAAACCTGAACTCATCCCGTGTGTTCGCTGAAATCATGTCATACATAAAAGGAGGCATGGATACCATGGGTACAAATTTAAGCCAGGATGCTTACCTTGCATTATCCGAAAACCAAGGGTCGAGTTTAAGCAAAAAGCAAAGGAAgatcatatatcacatctatCAACAGTatgaaaagatgaagattctTAGAAGAGAGTTTGATTTGGCAGATATTGTTGCTGACATCCATCTCCGCCTCAAAAGTAATATATATGAGGGTGACGCAATGCATTATGTATACATGGATGAAGTACAAGATTTTACCTTGAGTCAAATTGCCTTATTAAAGCACATCTGTCAAAATGTGGAAGAGGGTTTTACTTTTTGTGGTGACACTGCACAAACTATAACAAAGGGTGTTTATTTTAGGTTCCAGGATATCAAATCTTTCTTTTACAGTACCTTTCACAATGGAACCAATCCAGTGAAAACAAAAACACTTCAGTTGACTCAAAACTTTAGATCTCACGATGGAGTATTGAAATTGTCTCACACTGCTATCAATCTTCTCTATCACTTTTTTCCTGATTCTATTGATATTTTGAAGCCTGAGACCAGTTTGCTATGTGGGGAAGCTCCGGCTGTTCTTGATTGTGGAAACAGCAAAGATGCAATTGCAACTATTTTTGGCAAATCTGTTGGATTTGGAGCCGAGCAAGTAATTTTGGTACGAGATGATAGTGCTCGGAAGGAAATTTTGGCCTCTGTTAAAGAAAAAGCTATTGTTTTAACTATTTGGGAGTGCAAAGGACTTGAGTTCAAG GATGTGTTCTTGTACAACTTTTTTGGCTCTTCACCTTTGAAAGATGATTGGCGAGTGATTAAAGGATATAAGGAGAAACAGGATGCACTGGAACCTACAGAAACCAGTTCTTTTCCGACGTATAAAGATCCCAAACACAACATCTTGTGTTCTGAACTGAAACAGCTTTATGTAGCTATAACTCGTACAAGAGATAGGTTGTGGATATGTGAGAGCCCAAGTACAGAGAGTCATGCTAAACCAATGTTTGAGTTTTGGAAAACCAGAGATCTTATACAAGTCAAAAAACTGGATGATTCATTCATCCAGAGCATGACAGTTGCCAGTAATCCAAAAGAATGGAGGGCACGGGGCATGGAG CTATATAATCACAAAATATATGAGATGGCAACAGTGTGTTTTCAAAGAGCAGGGGACAATTCTTGGGAAGAAAAGTCTAAAGCTGCTGGTGATAGGGTAAAATCAAACAGTTCCAGTTCAGAACCTAAGGAAGAAAATGTCGTTCCTAGGGAAGCTCAAGATATAGGAATGGCTGAGTCTTCTGCCCagtgtttggttgatttggaAGATCACGAAAGAGCTG GGGACTCCAAAAAAAGGTTTGACAAAGAAACTTATTGTTTGGGTGGTTATCTCCCCCCCGATGCTGAAATGGGACCTATGATGAAGTGGGTTCAAGAAACCCACTTTTATGATTGTCGTGAATTACCAAAAGGGACAGTGGGCTTTGGAAATCAAATCGCAACTCATGCTAAACTGTCCCCTCATGGTAAAACCCAAGCCAAAGCCATGCAACAACTCGTCGATAACCTCCTCCCGATCGTTGCTTTGCTGAAACAACCATTTTGTCCAAAGAACAAACATTATTGCAACTCAATGAAGATTCTGAAAGAGAATAGCATTGGATGGAAATTTCTCAATAGCTTCACCGAAAGTCTTCCACAAAAGGGCTATGATGATTTTTACTCGGCCTTTGAAGATCTTGAGGAGAAGCTTGTTCATCTAACCGATACAACTATGTTAGGATTTCTACTGGACCAAATGTTGATGGATACAATGGCTTGGAGTGGAGTTGTGGTGtccacaaaaatgaatttgGTTGGATGGATCTGCTCCAAAGAACCAAACTACTTTCATATGCTTGCTCAATCCAGTCATCCACCATTGAAACTTATGTGGGTATGCGACTTATTGGAACGTCTTGTGATAAAGTTTTTCAACCCCAATGATCATTCCAGGCATAAGTTTCTCACTATCTTGTTGCTGCATGTGTTCTTTAAGAAAGATTCTAAACTGGTTCAGAAAGAAAAAGGTAAAGAGTTACCCTTTGATGACTATTTCAAGGAAAATTCTATCTTGGCGGCCGACATGAATTCTGAAGTGATCATCCTGAAACTGAGAGAGAACAGTTTAATCCTTCCACCAATGGAGCACGTAGTATCTGTTGATATGACAAGTTGTCCAACTCCAACCATAGAAAAGATATTGGAAGAAATCTATCCTGAAGCTGTAAAAGAAGTTGCAGAAAAAGCTGCAGAAGAAAGCACAAAAAAAGTTGCAAAAGAATCTGAGATACACAAAGGGAaggagaagaaaaacaaatccaATTCCAAGAAAAAAGGGAACTGA